Proteins encoded together in one bacterium window:
- a CDS encoding B12-binding domain-containing radical SAM protein, with protein sequence MKKIIFIEPKSPASHIFSFAAIPRLGSILLATILKQKGYDVRVYIEDMIPVDYSDVVTAEVIGISTITSTAPRAYLIADTIRKLNPHIPIVFGGSHPSFLPEEALAHGDYVVRGEGERTFSELIAALETKTNLDSIAGLSYRIGTEVVHTPARPFLTNLDENPIIDYSVIPNWNLNRKLITLSTSRGCPYHCKFCSVIPMFGNRYRFHSIDHVIREIKTYQGIVGHIFFADDNFTALKERTKALLRQLRKENISIEWSAQVRADTADDTELLDLMHQTGCFAVFIGFESINPQTLAYYDKHQTIQDIRRSIDAFHQRNIYIHGMFVLGSDYDTVDTIRKTTKFARKLDIDSVQFMNLTPLPGTQTYQELRAQNRIINFDWSKYDAHHVVFEPNLMTAYELQQETYRAMRKFYSWWSIVSRVLRFDFFYAGIKLYGKRTIRKARKSQRAYSLVLKQKLLEQRTRLKSYLPESYKVNRVGIPANMLEGKYRSFLLAYLKKLGVKVILANSEPETNPAQTQQPSSIPQTTIAQIQSELLRLKDTVDIVLVPYINDLTIVTGELWKKRDALTKLWLQEVRNTQKTVYLVVELNIESLAQSCSELGLLLKRKLRKGLKAYRYAQPYLQTQ encoded by the coding sequence GTGAAGAAAATAATCTTTATCGAACCGAAATCTCCTGCATCGCATATCTTCAGTTTCGCAGCCATACCACGTCTCGGTAGTATTCTGTTAGCCACGATTCTTAAACAGAAGGGATACGATGTCCGAGTGTATATTGAAGATATGATACCAGTTGATTATTCGGACGTTGTTACCGCAGAGGTAATCGGAATCTCAACCATAACCTCAACCGCACCACGGGCTTATCTGATTGCGGATACCATTCGTAAGTTGAATCCCCATATCCCGATTGTGTTCGGCGGGTCACATCCATCTTTCCTCCCGGAAGAGGCATTAGCGCATGGCGATTATGTCGTTCGAGGTGAAGGCGAGCGAACGTTTTCTGAATTGATTGCTGCGTTAGAAACTAAGACGAACCTCGACTCTATCGCCGGTCTTTCTTACCGCATCGGAACCGAAGTCGTTCATACTCCAGCGCGACCGTTCCTAACGAACCTCGATGAAAATCCGATTATTGATTATTCGGTTATCCCGAATTGGAACCTGAACCGTAAACTGATTACCTTATCTACCTCGCGGGGCTGTCCATACCACTGTAAGTTTTGTTCCGTCATTCCGATGTTTGGCAATCGATATCGGTTCCATTCAATTGACCACGTCATCCGAGAGATAAAAACCTATCAGGGTATCGTTGGTCATATATTTTTTGCAGATGATAATTTTACCGCACTTAAAGAACGAACGAAAGCATTACTGCGGCAACTCCGCAAGGAAAACATCTCTATTGAATGGAGCGCACAGGTTCGTGCGGATACGGCGGATGATACAGAGTTACTTGATCTGATGCACCAAACCGGATGCTTTGCGGTGTTTATTGGATTCGAATCGATTAATCCGCAAACATTAGCGTATTATGATAAACACCAAACTATACAAGATATTCGAAGAAGTATAGATGCTTTTCATCAAAGAAATATCTATATCCATGGGATGTTTGTTCTTGGTTCAGATTATGATACAGTTGATACGATTCGCAAGACTACCAAATTCGCAAGAAAACTCGATATCGATTCCGTTCAATTCATGAACTTAACGCCTCTGCCGGGAACGCAAACCTATCAAGAACTCCGGGCGCAAAATCGAATTATCAATTTCGATTGGTCAAAATATGATGCGCACCATGTCGTCTTTGAACCGAACTTGATGACCGCGTATGAACTGCAACAGGAAACGTATCGGGCAATGCGGAAATTTTATTCGTGGTGGTCAATCGTATCACGGGTGCTACGGTTCGACTTCTTCTATGCAGGGATAAAACTGTATGGGAAACGAACGATCCGAAAAGCCCGCAAATCACAGCGCGCATATTCTCTTGTTCTCAAACAAAAACTCCTAGAACAGAGAACTCGGTTGAAATCATATCTGCCGGAATCATACAAGGTTAATCGCGTAGGGATTCCCGCAAATATGCTGGAAGGAAAATATCGGTCGTTTCTCCTAGCATATTTGAAGAAACTTGGCGTGAAGGTTATCCTGGCGAACAGTGAACCGGAAACAAACCCTGCACAGACGCAACAACCATCGAGCATACCGCAAACCACCATCGCCCAAATTCAATCGGAGTTACTTCGACTCAAAGATACCGTTGATATCGTCCTTGTGCCGTATATCAATGATTTAACGATTGTTACCGGCGAACTATGGAAAAAAAGAGATGCGCTCACGAAACTATGGCTGCAAGAAGTTCGGAATACTCAGAAAACCGTTTATCTGGTTGTCGAACTGAACATCGAATCATTGGCGCAATCGTGTTCCGAACTCGGACTATTACTCAAGAGAAAACTTCGTAAAGGACTTAAAGCATATCGTTACGCACAACCTTATTTGCAGACGCAATGA
- a CDS encoding zinc-dependent alcohol dehydrogenase family protein, whose translation MLAMVLHQTAPIESAPLLLQEFPVPEPRQNEIRIRVHTCGICHTDLHCIEGELPPPQLPIIPGHQIVGVVDKIGDSVSRFKCGVRVGVPWLYSTCGTCCYCQMGSENLCDSAQFTGFNVHGGYAEYMVVPAEFAYPIPETFSDIEAAPLFCSGVIGFRAFKLSNIQPGGTLGLFGFGSSAHIVLQIAKLYHCKVFVFTRSKQNQEFARTRGADWVGRAEDIPPSSLDSIIIFAPVGTLVQPALRVLRKGGTVALAGIYMTPIPELAYPLLYHERMIRTVANSTRTDVTDFLTLAAEIPIKPQTTVFPLAQANLALYQLKQSSIQGTGVLQIP comes from the coding sequence ATGCTCGCAATGGTATTACACCAAACAGCACCAATTGAATCCGCTCCGTTACTCTTGCAAGAGTTTCCCGTTCCCGAACCACGGCAGAATGAAATTAGGATTCGAGTTCATACTTGTGGAATTTGCCATACCGATTTACATTGTATCGAAGGTGAATTACCCCCACCACAATTGCCGATAATTCCCGGTCATCAGATTGTCGGCGTAGTGGATAAAATCGGTGATTCTGTAAGCCGATTCAAATGTGGTGTTCGAGTCGGAGTGCCGTGGTTATATTCGACGTGCGGAACCTGTTGCTACTGTCAAATGGGTTCCGAAAATCTTTGCGATTCCGCCCAGTTCACCGGATTCAACGTTCATGGTGGCTATGCGGAATATATGGTAGTTCCCGCAGAGTTCGCCTACCCGATACCGGAAACATTTTCGGATATCGAAGCTGCACCGCTGTTCTGCAGCGGAGTGATTGGATTTCGCGCGTTCAAATTGAGTAACATTCAACCGGGCGGAACTTTAGGATTATTTGGATTCGGTTCTTCCGCACATATCGTATTGCAAATCGCTAAATTATACCATTGCAAGGTGTTCGTATTTACCCGAAGTAAACAAAATCAAGAGTTCGCTAGAACACGTGGCGCTGATTGGGTTGGTCGAGCTGAAGATATCCCGCCAAGTTCGCTCGATAGTATCATCATTTTTGCGCCGGTAGGCACACTGGTTCAACCTGCATTGCGTGTTCTCAGAAAAGGCGGAACAGTCGCGTTAGCGGGGATCTATATGACGCCTATTCCGGAATTAGCATATCCCCTACTCTATCACGAACGAATGATTCGAACGGTAGCAAATAGCACGCGCACTGACGTTACCGATTTCCTTACGTTAGCTGCAGAAATTCCGATTAAACCACAAACTACCGTGTTTCCCTTAGCGCAAGCGAACCTTGCGTTATACCAACTCAAACAGAGTAGCATCCAAGGAACAGGGGTCTTGCAGATACCATAA
- a CDS encoding indolepyruvate oxidoreductase subunit beta has protein sequence METTSILFAGVGGQGIILASQIVAQVAFSVGYVAKESEIHGMAQRGGSVVSHVRFGKEVYSPLIPKGNADYLVALEALEGLRNIDYVKPTATIIFNTRRVIPATANPGKIPYPENVLQQLIKSGFHTIEVNASGLAQNLGSQRVENIILLGALSRFLLFPVEAWERVIASNVPPKTIELNLAAFAQGRLAIQ, from the coding sequence ATGGAAACTACAAGCATATTGTTTGCCGGGGTCGGCGGGCAAGGAATTATTTTAGCGAGTCAAATTGTTGCGCAGGTAGCATTTTCAGTTGGGTATGTCGCAAAGGAAAGCGAAATTCATGGCATGGCGCAACGTGGCGGAAGTGTTGTCAGTCATGTTCGATTTGGAAAAGAGGTTTATTCGCCATTGATTCCTAAAGGGAATGCAGATTATCTCGTTGCGCTGGAAGCATTGGAAGGATTACGAAATATCGATTATGTAAAACCGACCGCAACCATCATTTTCAATACACGACGCGTTATCCCAGCGACCGCTAACCCGGGAAAAATACCGTATCCGGAAAATGTATTGCAGCAATTGATAAAATCAGGATTCCACACCATCGAGGTAAATGCATCGGGGCTGGCGCAGAATCTTGGCAGCCAGCGAGTTGAAAATATCATTCTCCTCGGTGCATTATCCCGATTTCTTCTGTTTCCAGTGGAAGCATGGGAACGCGTTATCGCTTCAAATGTTCCGCCGAAAACTATCGAACTGAATCTCGCCGCTTTCGCTCAGGGTAGACTCGCTATACAGTGA
- a CDS encoding sodium:solute symporter family protein, translating to MNFTILTIVVGAYVLIVAYLGWLGYRKTKSAADYLVAGREIHPVLMALAYGSTFISTSAIVGFGGAAGMFGMGLLWLTMLNIFMGIFIAFVFFGKPTRRIGAQLDAHTFPELLGRRFQSRFIQGFAGLTIAVLMPLYAAAVMIGGARFVEVQLHLNYQVALFVFAAVVVAYVFFGGLKGVVYTDAFQGGLMFVGMLILLIATYSKVGWFSAHQALTDLAVKVPPPLIEQGHRGWTAMPYFNTPLWWTLVSTIIMGVGIGVLAQPQLCVRYMTVKSGKELNRALVPGGIFILMMTGVAFVVGALTNLYFWQTQGKISLAMVIDEVTKKPNIDKIIPTYISMAMPEWFGYLFLVTLLAAAMSTLSGQFHAIGTSIGRDFFQQAINKGKHQEQTVLIAKLGIFIAFVITVILSYNLGGSIIAIATSLFFGMCAVVFLPAYISALYWKKATRKGVIAGMVVGLIVWAFWVFFMHEKESAALQLCNWLFNKPSLVTKTTWAVVDPIVIALPISALVTYLGSLITYRNETAK from the coding sequence ATGAATTTCACTATTTTAACCATAGTCGTTGGGGCGTATGTATTAATCGTAGCATATCTCGGTTGGCTAGGATACCGCAAGACGAAAAGTGCTGCGGATTATCTTGTTGCCGGTCGAGAAATTCATCCGGTGTTAATGGCATTAGCTTACGGCAGTACCTTTATCAGTACATCAGCAATCGTCGGATTCGGTGGTGCTGCCGGAATGTTTGGAATGGGATTACTATGGTTAACGATGTTAAATATTTTTATGGGTATTTTTATTGCGTTTGTTTTTTTCGGTAAACCGACACGACGAATTGGTGCTCAACTCGATGCGCATACCTTCCCTGAATTGTTAGGCAGACGATTCCAATCGAGATTCATTCAAGGTTTCGCTGGATTAACCATTGCGGTCTTAATGCCGTTATATGCCGCTGCAGTGATGATTGGCGGCGCGCGCTTCGTCGAAGTTCAACTGCATTTGAATTATCAAGTTGCATTGTTTGTTTTCGCTGCGGTCGTAGTCGCGTATGTCTTTTTCGGCGGATTAAAAGGTGTGGTATATACCGATGCATTTCAAGGTGGGTTAATGTTTGTTGGTATGTTGATTTTGTTAATCGCAACGTATTCGAAAGTGGGGTGGTTTAGTGCACATCAGGCGTTAACCGATTTAGCGGTGAAAGTTCCGCCACCATTAATCGAACAGGGACATCGCGGATGGACAGCGATGCCCTATTTTAATACACCACTGTGGTGGACGTTAGTTTCAACGATTATTATGGGTGTGGGTATTGGCGTTCTCGCCCAACCGCAACTCTGTGTCCGATATATGACGGTGAAAAGTGGAAAAGAACTGAACCGAGCGCTGGTTCCTGGCGGGATATTCATTTTAATGATGACTGGAGTTGCGTTTGTCGTCGGTGCATTAACCAACCTATATTTTTGGCAAACGCAAGGGAAAATATCGCTGGCGATGGTCATCGATGAAGTAACGAAAAAACCTAATATCGATAAAATAATACCGACCTATATCAGTATGGCGATGCCAGAATGGTTCGGTTACCTTTTCCTAGTCACATTACTCGCGGCGGCAATGTCAACGTTGAGCGGTCAATTCCATGCTATTGGAACTTCAATCGGACGCGACTTCTTCCAACAAGCGATTAATAAAGGAAAACATCAAGAACAAACGGTATTAATTGCCAAACTCGGGATATTTATCGCATTCGTTATAACGGTAATCTTATCGTATAACCTTGGGGGAAGTATTATTGCCATTGCGACTTCGCTCTTTTTCGGAATGTGTGCGGTCGTATTTCTGCCGGCATATATTTCCGCATTATATTGGAAAAAAGCAACCCGAAAAGGTGTTATTGCGGGGATGGTTGTCGGGTTAATAGTTTGGGCGTTCTGGGTCTTCTTTATGCACGAAAAGGAATCAGCGGCGCTGCAGCTATGTAATTGGTTATTTAACAAACCGAGTCTCGTTACGAAAACCACTTGGGCGGTGGTTGACCCGATTGTTATTGCGTTACCTATTTCTGCACTCGTAACTTATCTCGGTTCTTTAATTACCTATCGTAACGAAACCGCAAAATAA
- a CDS encoding sodium:solute symporter family protein, which yields MVSVGGLIVIVFYFVLLLFIGAAASAKIKTSSDYLVAGRTLGFWMFVMLVLGSVVSGMTLLGVAGLGSTGGWPTFWEQLFVPLTCGVMIILYGYKIYQVCQKNNFHTVQDYLAYRFESPKAVRSIASLAVVVTSLIYLVGQYDAISIVLRSILNITQIQALLLGVFIVVIYVLLGGLYAVAWTNLFQGIIIIIGVLIMAPLVINAAGGLTVINQTLAAKDPNLVQIAFPQAPPYAKYAVFTPLFIISWFFLLAFGLGSAPHIINNVIAVKDKKLFRWSPLVIVGLYLIIMYLIKITGMAVGTLVETGKLTLTRPDDAFIAGVRYAMPSEFVWSFFAVVVLAAVMSTTDRLLLVIGSAFGWDFYKQLFNKDATHKQITLVSRIAVLVFGTISFVLALMRTDQLLAWLIWMGIGIMLSTFVTPILFGLYWKGATKQGAIWSMIAGFVSAFIFGGIHQWVKKLPMHYSFYSFVISIVVMLVVSLLTKKPSKELLDASLTGGFIRGKNNQ from the coding sequence ATGGTAAGTGTTGGTGGGTTAATAGTAATAGTGTTCTATTTTGTACTTTTGCTTTTCATTGGAGCAGCAGCGAGCGCTAAAATTAAAACGTCGTCAGATTATCTTGTTGCAGGGAGAACATTAGGATTCTGGATGTTCGTTATGCTCGTTCTCGGTTCCGTGGTTAGCGGAATGACCTTGTTAGGGGTTGCCGGTTTGGGAAGTACTGGCGGCTGGCCAACCTTCTGGGAACAATTATTCGTTCCGTTAACGTGCGGTGTGATGATTATTTTATACGGATATAAAATCTATCAAGTATGTCAGAAAAATAACTTTCATACGGTACAGGATTATCTCGCCTATCGGTTTGAAAGCCCGAAAGCGGTTCGGTCAATCGCCTCATTAGCCGTGGTGGTAACTTCGTTAATCTATTTAGTCGGTCAATACGATGCAATTTCAATCGTTCTGCGATCTATTTTAAATATTACGCAAATACAAGCATTACTGCTCGGTGTATTTATCGTGGTAATTTATGTATTACTGGGTGGACTCTATGCGGTCGCATGGACTAACCTATTTCAGGGGATTATCATCATTATTGGAGTATTGATAATGGCTCCGCTGGTTATCAATGCCGCTGGTGGTTTAACCGTTATCAATCAGACTTTGGCAGCTAAAGACCCGAATTTAGTCCAAATTGCTTTTCCACAAGCGCCACCGTATGCAAAATATGCTGTTTTTACTCCGCTATTCATTATCTCGTGGTTTTTCTTATTAGCGTTCGGGCTTGGTTCGGCTCCACATATTATAAACAACGTTATTGCGGTTAAAGATAAAAAACTGTTCCGCTGGTCGCCGTTGGTTATCGTAGGGTTATATTTAATCATTATGTATTTAATAAAAATCACTGGGATGGCGGTCGGTACATTGGTTGAAACGGGAAAACTCACGTTAACGCGACCGGACGATGCGTTTATAGCCGGCGTTAGATATGCAATGCCAAGCGAATTCGTATGGTCGTTTTTTGCAGTGGTGGTTCTCGCCGCAGTAATGTCAACTACCGATCGACTCCTTTTAGTAATCGGATCAGCGTTTGGTTGGGATTTCTATAAACAACTATTTAATAAAGATGCTACCCATAAACAGATTACTCTGGTGAGTCGCATTGCGGTTCTCGTATTCGGAACTATAAGCTTTGTCCTCGCTTTAATGCGAACTGACCAACTGCTCGCTTGGTTAATCTGGATGGGAATAGGAATTATGTTATCAACGTTTGTTACCCCAATATTATTTGGTTTGTATTGGAAAGGGGCAACGAAACAAGGAGCAATTTGGTCGATGATTGCTGGGTTCGTGAGTGCGTTTATTTTCGGTGGAATTCATCAATGGGTGAAAAAATTGCCGATGCATTATAGTTTCTATAGTTTCGTTATATCAATTGTGGTTATGCTTGTCGTAAGTTTATTAACGAAAAAACCTTCAAAAGAACTACTCGATGCATCGTTAACCGGCGGATTTATTCGTGGTAAAAATAATCAATAA
- a CDS encoding alginate export family protein, protein MKKMLVIFIGALVVSGWFATAVMAEDSSNLKYGLDIRLRQEYLINVLDLRDGVGKDDNYLRLKISPWAKYNFNNDVSMMLKLTSEPRYFFSSGDVGKGKEITNEEIVIDNLYLDVKDAFGAPLDLRIGRQDFLGTYGEGFVIMDGTPGDGSKTFYFNALKSTWKINKNNSLDLVYINNWHEDHLPVVNDQQIATNNSDESGIVLYGKNKLNDKVTLEPYYIWKREGGYGTTPTLKLHTFGARGVYVPVPWKFRAELAGQIGDYDDSNIDREGIGGYFIAGRKFNDVCLTPEINLGYYYLSGDDPTTTDVEAWDPIFSRWPWLSELYVFTLAKETKTVAYWTNLQTYRASVKLDLSPKTNLSLCYSYLLANENVNGSMFSADGKVRGHLPQIQLNHKFNKSLDGYIIVEELFPGSFYADNSQDHAWFFRWQLQYKFSS, encoded by the coding sequence ATGAAAAAAATGCTAGTTATTTTCATTGGAGCATTAGTTGTTAGCGGATGGTTTGCAACTGCGGTGATGGCAGAAGATAGTTCGAATTTAAAATATGGGTTAGACATTCGTTTGCGGCAAGAATATTTGATCAATGTTTTAGATCTCCGCGACGGTGTCGGTAAGGATGATAACTATCTTCGATTGAAAATATCACCTTGGGCGAAATACAATTTCAATAACGATGTTAGTATGATGTTAAAGCTTACCTCGGAACCGCGATATTTCTTTTCATCCGGTGATGTAGGTAAAGGAAAAGAGATTACGAACGAAGAAATTGTGATTGATAACCTTTACCTAGATGTTAAAGATGCGTTTGGCGCGCCGCTGGATTTACGAATCGGTCGCCAAGATTTCTTAGGAACCTATGGTGAAGGATTCGTGATTATGGATGGAACGCCGGGCGATGGCTCAAAAACCTTCTATTTCAACGCATTGAAATCGACGTGGAAAATCAATAAGAATAATTCGCTCGATCTCGTGTATATCAATAACTGGCACGAAGACCATTTGCCCGTAGTCAATGACCAGCAGATTGCTACGAATAACTCTGATGAATCCGGTATCGTTCTCTACGGGAAGAATAAACTGAACGATAAAGTTACGTTAGAACCATACTACATCTGGAAACGAGAAGGAGGATATGGGACAACCCCAACGCTCAAACTCCATACATTTGGCGCGCGTGGCGTGTATGTTCCTGTCCCGTGGAAATTCCGAGCGGAACTTGCCGGTCAAATTGGTGATTATGATGATAGCAATATTGACCGAGAAGGTATCGGTGGCTATTTCATTGCAGGTAGAAAGTTTAACGACGTTTGTTTAACTCCAGAAATAAATCTTGGATATTACTACCTATCCGGTGACGATCCGACTACCACCGATGTTGAAGCTTGGGATCCGATATTTTCGCGCTGGCCTTGGCTGAGTGAACTCTATGTTTTTACGCTCGCAAAAGAAACGAAAACTGTTGCCTATTGGACTAATTTGCAAACGTACCGGGCGAGTGTAAAACTCGATCTTTCCCCGAAAACAAATCTCAGTCTCTGCTATAGCTATCTCTTAGCAAACGAAAATGTTAATGGGTCAATGTTTTCCGCAGATGGTAAAGTTCGTGGACATCTACCGCAGATTCAGTTGAATCATAAGTTCAATAAAAGTCTTGATGGATATATCATTGTTGAGGAGCTGTTCCCCGGTAGTTTCTATGCAGATAACTCGCAAGACCACGCGTGGTTTTTCCGCTGGCAGTTGCAGTATAAATTTTCTTCGTAA
- a CDS encoding phenylacetate--CoA ligase, with the protein MYWQKELETIDRKKLEKLQLERLKQTVKRVYEKVPFYRAKLAKKGIKPSDIKSLKDIKKLPFTTNDDLRTTYPTGLLAVPYSEVVRLHTSSGTTGKPKAIFFTYNDIQQAAELIARCLVMTGMKKNDVLQNMMTYGLFTGALVMHYGAEKVGILVIPAGPGNTDRQIQLMQDFKTTAIHITPSFALYLSDVLEKKGINPKKDLWLKKAFVGAEPYSEETRRKIEQALSIEVYNSYGLSEMNGPGVAFECEEKNGMHLWEDNFYIELIDPKTGDYVPEGKQGELILTTLCREGMPLLRYRTRDITSVISEKCKCGRTHRRITRIAGRTDDMFIIRGVNIFPQQIERILMSVKGVAKNYLIVLDALDEITIKVEIEKSLFDGKVEHLVALRQTLIDKLKSEIIVTPKIELAEPGTLPISEGKAKRVIDKRTL; encoded by the coding sequence ATGTATTGGCAAAAGGAACTAGAAACTATTGACCGGAAAAAGCTGGAAAAACTTCAACTTGAACGGCTGAAACAGACGGTTAAACGAGTCTATGAAAAAGTCCCATTTTATCGCGCAAAACTAGCAAAAAAAGGGATTAAACCTAGCGATATTAAATCGTTAAAAGATATCAAGAAACTTCCGTTTACCACGAACGATGATTTACGGACTACGTATCCAACCGGATTATTAGCGGTTCCCTATTCAGAAGTTGTTCGGCTCCATACCTCAAGCGGAACCACTGGTAAACCGAAAGCTATCTTTTTTACCTACAACGATATTCAACAAGCTGCAGAACTCATCGCCCGATGTTTAGTTATGACCGGTATGAAGAAGAATGATGTTTTGCAAAATATGATGACCTATGGGTTATTTACCGGCGCTCTGGTTATGCACTATGGAGCTGAAAAAGTCGGGATCCTTGTTATCCCCGCAGGACCAGGTAATACTGACCGACAGATTCAGTTGATGCAAGATTTTAAAACTACTGCAATTCATATCACGCCAAGTTTCGCTCTATATCTCTCAGATGTTTTAGAGAAAAAAGGAATCAATCCTAAAAAAGATTTATGGTTAAAGAAAGCGTTCGTCGGTGCAGAACCGTATTCAGAAGAAACCCGACGTAAAATCGAACAAGCGTTGAGTATCGAGGTATATAATTCCTATGGTTTATCGGAAATGAATGGACCGGGAGTAGCATTTGAATGTGAAGAGAAAAACGGTATGCATCTTTGGGAAGATAATTTTTATATTGAACTCATCGACCCGAAAACCGGCGATTATGTTCCCGAAGGAAAACAAGGTGAATTAATTTTGACCACGCTATGCCGAGAAGGAATGCCGTTATTACGATATCGAACTCGGGATATTACCTCAGTCATTTCGGAAAAATGCAAATGCGGTAGAACGCATCGGCGGATAACCCGAATTGCCGGACGAACGGATGATATGTTTATCATTCGTGGAGTAAATATTTTCCCGCAGCAGATTGAACGCATTCTGATGAGTGTTAAAGGCGTAGCGAAAAATTATCTGATAGTACTCGATGCGTTAGACGAAATCACTATTAAAGTTGAGATAGAAAAAAGTTTATTCGATGGGAAAGTTGAACATCTGGTTGCATTACGGCAAACATTGATTGACAAACTGAAGTCAGAAATCATCGTTACTCCGAAAATCGAACTCGCCGAACCTGGTACCTTACCGATTAGTGAAGGGAAAGCGAAACGGGTTATTGATAAGCGAACGTTGTAG
- a CDS encoding ACT domain-containing protein — protein MGIQQISVFAENKPGKLEKITRILAENNINILAISIASSDAFGVLKFVVDDTKKALKALQNKGMTVSLEEVLAIEMVDKPGGLHQIAEFFSRNKLNIENAHVLVLDTRKRAYLLVEGVDVQLAKKLLKKANIPFYQGKLTSGRKKK, from the coding sequence ATGGGAATTCAACAAATATCGGTTTTTGCCGAGAATAAACCGGGAAAATTGGAAAAAATAACTCGGATATTGGCCGAAAATAACATAAATATTCTTGCGATTAGTATTGCCAGTTCAGATGCATTTGGCGTACTGAAATTTGTAGTTGATGATACGAAAAAAGCTCTCAAAGCATTGCAAAATAAAGGAATGACCGTATCGCTCGAAGAGGTTCTGGCAATTGAAATGGTAGATAAACCTGGCGGATTACATCAGATCGCGGAATTTTTTTCCCGAAATAAACTAAATATCGAAAATGCGCATGTCTTGGTTCTGGATACGCGAAAACGAGCGTATCTTCTGGTTGAAGGCGTTGACGTTCAACTCGCTAAAAAATTATTGAAAAAAGCAAACATTCCATTTTATCAAGGGAAATTAACTTCAGGGAGGAAGAAAAAATGA